The Atribacterota bacterium genome contains the following window.
GAGTCATTTCGTGGAAGGGGCTAAAGTATTGGGAGCCGGTACAGGGTACATCCTATATAGGCACATTTTGCGAAACCTTGTTCCCACATTGACGGTTTGGGGGAGCTTTCGCTTTGGCGGGTTTATGATTGAGCTGGCTACCCTGGGGTACATTGGTATGGGAATTCAGCCTCCCTTTCCTGATTGGGGAATGATGCTGAGCGATGCTCGGCCATACCTTTTAAGTTATCCCCATCTTTTTTTTCTTCCGGCAGTGGCCGTGACAATGGTGGCGCTGGGTGCCAATCTCCTCGGTGAAGGATTGCGTGACATGTTCGACGTCCGTTTTGTGCGATCGCCGCTTTTAAGATGAGCCTTCTTGTGGTCCATGGTTTACAGGTTAGTTTTCGTGTGTCTTCGGGACTTTTGCGTATCGTGCAGGAAGTGTCGTTCCAGATCGAAAGGGGAGAGTCGGTGGGAATTCTGGGTGAAAGTGGATGTGGGAAATCGGTTGTGCTCCTGGCACTTCTTCGCCTTTTGCCCCGTAACGCTGTGGTCTCGGGAACGGTTCTTTTTGATCGTCGTGACCTTTTTACTCTTTCGGAACAAGAAATGAACACCGTACGAGGATTTTGGATAGGTTTCGTACCGCAGAGTCCTGGTACGTCTCTTAATCCTCTCATGAAAATACGAACTCATCTTTGGGAGTCAGGAAGAACTTTGCTCCCAAAATTGAAACAGGAGCGAGTCAGAACATTCTTGGAACGTCTTGGTTTTTCCTACCCGGACCAAGTGCTTTTCCTTTATCCTCACCAGCTGAGTGGGGGAATGCAACAACGAATTCTTGTCGCTATGGGGTCGATGACTGTTCCTCTTCTGGTTCTTGCCGATGAGCCGACCAAAGGTTTGGATGCGGCCTTAAGGATGCGTATCGTCGAAACGTTTCAGACTATGATGACCGCAACAAAAAGTGCATTACTGATCGTCAGCCATGATTACCTCGTCTTGAGAAAGCTGGTTCGAAGGGTGATGGTGATGTACGCTGGAGAGATTGTGGAAATAGGGGAAAGTGAACTGGTCTTCTCTCGGCCACTTCATCCTTATACCATTGCTCTTTTTCGGTCGTTACCGGAAAATGGTATGATTCCCATTCCTGGGGGCAGTTTTTCTTTTACCCATCGACCATTGGGGTGTGCATTCCATCCCCGTTGTTTCCAGTCTCGTCCCGACTGTGCAGTCGTTCACCCTGAACTTTTGGAAATCGTTGCGAACCGATGGGTGCGTTGTCCATATGTTGTTGTTTGAACAGGTGAGTAAGTTTTTTGGCGTTCCCAAGAATCCAAAGTGGGCTTTACAGGGGGTATCATTGACGATTCAACAGGGTTTAATCACTGGCCTTGTGGGGGAGAGTGGCTGTGGAAAGTCAACCTTAGCCCGAATCGGTGTCGGGTTACTTCGACCCTCTTTGGGGGTGGTTCGATGGGAAGGGAAAAACATTTTTCACCTTTCTCCTCGGGAGAAGACACGTTTTCATTGCCTGGTGCAAATCGTCTTTCAAGATCCTTTGAGCGCACTCAATCCGTTATTGACCATTCGGGAAAGTTTGCTTGAAGGAGTACGGATTCATCGACTGGTGCGGGGAAAAGAGGACGAAGAACGTTTTCTGGACCAGTTTTTGCCGCTAATGGATATCGATGCCGAATGGTTGGAACGTTTTCCCCATGAGTTGAGTGGTGGACAAATTCAGCGGGTGGTTCTGGCTCGGGCATTTTCGGTTAAGCCACTTGTGCTCATCCTTGATGAACCGACTTCTTCTCTTGATCCTTCTGTGCAGGCTT
Protein-coding sequences here:
- a CDS encoding ABC transporter ATP-binding protein; translation: MVHGLQVSFRVSSGLLRIVQEVSFQIERGESVGILGESGCGKSVVLLALLRLLPRNAVVSGTVLFDRRDLFTLSEQEMNTVRGFWIGFVPQSPGTSLNPLMKIRTHLWESGRTLLPKLKQERVRTFLERLGFSYPDQVLFLYPHQLSGGMQQRILVAMGSMTVPLLVLADEPTKGLDAALRMRIVETFQTMMTATKSALLIVSHDYLVLRKLVRRVMVMYAGEIVEIGESELVFSRPLHPYTIALFRSLPENGMIPIPGGSFSFTHRPLGCAFHPRCFQSRPDCAVVHPELLEIVANRWVRCPYVVV
- a CDS encoding ABC transporter ATP-binding protein; the protein is MLLFEQVSKFFGVPKNPKWALQGVSLTIQQGLITGLVGESGCGKSTLARIGVGLLRPSLGVVRWEGKNIFHLSPREKTRFHCLVQIVFQDPLSALNPLLTIRESLLEGVRIHRLVRGKEDEERFLDQFLPLMDIDAEWLERFPHELSGGQIQRVVLARAFSVKPLVLILDEPTSSLDPSVQASICQLLKRYQHAGNLGYLLISHDLALVRAIAHEVCIMQEGKIVEKGPVDSVFVNPVHPYTFWLIRNSFS